From Parasphaerochaeta coccoides DSM 17374, a single genomic window includes:
- the pth gene encoding aminoacyl-tRNA hydrolase, protein MMNMISFVVFLGNPGKEYERTRHNAGWMAASLIGDAGDPISWPKKFHGRWTTLRIGNHPVRLLQPLTYMNESGRSVAEALTFFSLSPQDILVVHDDIELPFGMVVLQQGGGLQGHNGLKSIAQALSSPEFGRLRLGIGRPAHGSVSSFVTSRFSREEEIILPLILSRSCECIMKACTTGMPPEPLRISLP, encoded by the coding sequence ATGATGAATATGATAAGCTTTGTAGTTTTCCTGGGCAATCCGGGAAAAGAATACGAACGGACACGCCATAACGCAGGATGGATGGCGGCATCTCTCATTGGGGACGCCGGAGACCCCATTTCATGGCCAAAGAAGTTCCATGGAAGGTGGACGACCCTGCGTATCGGCAACCACCCCGTCCGGCTCCTCCAGCCTCTTACCTATATGAATGAAAGCGGTCGGTCGGTAGCGGAGGCTCTGACCTTTTTCTCCCTTTCCCCACAAGACATCCTGGTAGTCCACGATGATATCGAGTTGCCCTTCGGTATGGTTGTCCTCCAGCAAGGTGGTGGCCTCCAAGGACACAACGGACTCAAGTCAATCGCCCAGGCACTATCTTCACCGGAGTTCGGACGCCTGCGGCTGGGCATAGGCAGACCAGCGCATGGAAGCGTCTCATCTTTCGTCACTTCACGCTTTTCCCGTGAGGAGGAAATCATCCTCCCCCTCATCCTTTCCCGCTCCTGCGAATGTATCATGAAAGCATGTACGACGGGGATGCCGCCCGAACCTTTACGCATTAGCCTTCCATAA
- a CDS encoding ROK family transcriptional regulator, translating to MMYYAFTMRFSLPSNARAINRLRILNIIATKDGLSRAQIARILGLNKVSTGEIVEGLIGDGLVVETGKVTTANGRRPVALSLVKDARSLLAIDIAPKATSFALADLSGTLLRFERSPNTLLAGESPEDALSRLIKGCRRLLDFIKNRQHPVGLAVSLAGSVDDEGCTVSIPSLGWTDVPLAALLKQHLDIDVVLVPRVTAMVAGEKWFSSVFSAPSVYYVNWDDGIDSAWVLDGVTASRGMSVSSLFTSTGTLAETASGMALSQRALSILGGDDLSLRVLLQKLPDIPALDGLMEHACVAMGEALATISCVSGCDTLVLGGALSGLPDSYFDIIQEKYAASSPQERTCVEIVRSPLADKAALMGAVASVLDLFMFRRSLLDQLDRQEK from the coding sequence ATGATGTATTATGCTTTCACCATGCGGTTTTCTCTACCTTCCAATGCACGGGCCATAAACCGCCTGCGCATCCTGAATATCATTGCCACGAAAGACGGACTGTCGCGAGCCCAGATTGCACGTATCCTTGGGCTGAACAAAGTTTCCACCGGAGAGATAGTTGAAGGGCTTATCGGAGATGGCCTTGTGGTGGAGACAGGCAAGGTGACGACTGCCAACGGCCGCCGTCCGGTCGCCCTCTCATTGGTGAAGGACGCGCGTTCCTTGCTTGCCATAGACATTGCGCCAAAAGCGACCAGCTTTGCCTTGGCCGACCTTTCAGGTACGCTTCTCCGCTTTGAACGCTCTCCCAATACCCTCCTGGCAGGAGAGTCCCCGGAAGATGCTCTCTCCCGCCTGATCAAGGGATGCCGCCGTCTGTTGGATTTCATCAAGAACAGACAGCATCCCGTCGGTCTGGCTGTCTCTCTGGCCGGTAGTGTCGATGATGAAGGCTGTACTGTCTCCATTCCGTCGCTTGGATGGACGGATGTTCCCCTGGCCGCCCTGTTGAAGCAACATTTGGACATTGATGTGGTGCTGGTTCCCCGTGTCACGGCTATGGTAGCCGGAGAAAAGTGGTTCTCATCTGTTTTCTCCGCGCCTTCCGTCTACTATGTGAACTGGGATGACGGCATTGATTCCGCATGGGTGCTGGATGGAGTGACGGCAAGCCGCGGCATGTCTGTCTCATCTCTTTTCACGAGTACAGGCACTTTGGCCGAGACCGCCTCCGGCATGGCTCTCTCCCAAAGGGCACTCTCCATTTTGGGTGGTGATGACCTGTCGCTCCGGGTTCTCCTCCAGAAGTTGCCCGACATCCCCGCGCTCGATGGGTTAATGGAACACGCCTGTGTCGCCATGGGAGAAGCCTTGGCAACCATCTCTTGCGTAAGTGGATGCGATACACTGGTATTGGGGGGTGCGTTGAGCGGCTTGCCTGACTCGTACTTCGACATCATACAGGAAAAATACGCCGCATCATCTCCGCAAGAACGCACGTGCGTGGAGATAGTCCGTTCCCCTCTTGCTGACAAAGCCGCGCTGATGGGAGCCGTGGCTTCCGTCCTTGATCTGTTCATGTTCCGCCGTTCACTGCTTGACCAGTTGGACAGGCAGGAAAAATAA
- the aroF gene encoding 3-deoxy-7-phosphoheptulonate synthase has translation MIIVLKKTATDAQKDFIRNFLKKQGFRVKEIVGKEETIIGAVGTARMDLRSVELLEGVASVVPISKPYKLASRELKPDDTIVQVGAVKIGGNRIVMIAGPCAVESREQMLSIGGAVREAGAVILRGGAFKPRSSPYAFQGLGEEGLKYLREAGDAYGMPVVSEIVSTTDVDMMKDYVHMFQIGARNMQNFELLKVVGKTGMPVLLKRGLSATIEEWLMAAEYLMSSGTDGVVLCERGIRTYERATRNTLDVSAIPVIQKLTHLPIIGDPSHATGIRDMVSPVSLAIVAAGASGLTVEVHDHPEKALSDGPQSLYPAQFEKLARDVQALAPVVGKSLERIPRILPSAMESPVDKRSPQGTSVVAYQGVPGAFSELAVYRSFNEDVSVLPSTTFRDVFEAVASGQAAYGVLPVENTLGGTINETLDLLNSYPSLTVVGEQQVRIIHHLIGLPGTRLEDIRKVYSHPQGLAQCVEYLRSHLPHAQAVSFFDTAGAVKFVGEQGDPTLAAIAGAPAASVYGLSVLAESIETNPRNYTRFYIVSREENADVYRSQSQVNRAAMVFSVNDRPGALFHVLEILSRNGLSMKKLESRPIPGKPWEYSFFVETELGEPGAFSVTLEQVREASMSLRVLGLFTAVH, from the coding sequence ATGATCATAGTACTCAAGAAAACAGCGACAGATGCCCAGAAGGACTTTATCAGGAACTTTCTGAAGAAACAGGGCTTTAGGGTCAAGGAAATAGTCGGGAAGGAAGAAACCATCATTGGTGCCGTGGGCACTGCCCGGATGGATTTGCGTTCAGTTGAACTTTTGGAAGGCGTGGCAAGTGTCGTTCCAATTAGCAAGCCGTACAAGCTGGCGTCCCGCGAACTCAAGCCGGATGACACCATTGTCCAGGTAGGGGCGGTCAAGATTGGCGGAAATCGCATCGTGATGATTGCTGGCCCCTGTGCCGTGGAGTCCCGTGAGCAGATGCTGTCGATCGGTGGCGCGGTGAGGGAAGCGGGAGCCGTCATCCTGCGCGGCGGCGCGTTCAAGCCCCGTTCCTCCCCGTATGCGTTCCAAGGTTTGGGTGAGGAAGGATTGAAATACCTGCGGGAAGCCGGAGACGCCTATGGCATGCCGGTGGTCAGCGAAATCGTCAGCACCACCGACGTGGACATGATGAAGGACTATGTACACATGTTCCAGATTGGGGCTCGCAACATGCAGAACTTCGAGCTTCTCAAGGTCGTAGGGAAGACTGGCATGCCGGTGCTTCTGAAAAGAGGACTGTCCGCCACGATTGAGGAATGGTTGATGGCTGCCGAATACTTGATGAGCAGTGGCACTGACGGGGTGGTTCTCTGTGAAAGGGGAATCCGCACCTATGAAAGAGCGACCCGGAACACCCTGGATGTGAGTGCCATCCCGGTCATACAGAAGTTGACCCATCTGCCAATCATCGGTGATCCCAGCCATGCCACTGGCATACGTGACATGGTATCTCCAGTTTCCCTTGCCATTGTGGCAGCCGGAGCATCCGGTCTGACGGTCGAAGTCCATGACCATCCGGAGAAAGCCTTGAGTGATGGCCCCCAGTCCCTGTATCCTGCCCAATTTGAAAAGTTGGCGCGTGATGTACAGGCTCTTGCCCCCGTGGTGGGAAAAAGCCTTGAACGGATTCCCCGCATCCTTCCCAGCGCCATGGAGTCTCCTGTGGACAAGCGGTCTCCCCAGGGAACCTCAGTCGTGGCATATCAAGGTGTTCCAGGGGCGTTCAGTGAGCTGGCCGTATACCGTAGCTTCAATGAAGATGTCTCCGTCCTGCCGAGTACGACGTTCCGTGATGTCTTTGAAGCCGTAGCCAGCGGCCAAGCTGCTTATGGTGTCCTACCGGTGGAAAACACTCTTGGAGGGACGATAAACGAGACTCTTGATTTGCTGAACAGCTATCCGTCGCTTACCGTGGTAGGGGAACAACAAGTGAGGATCATTCATCATCTCATCGGCCTGCCGGGAACCCGTCTTGAGGATATCCGTAAGGTCTATTCCCATCCCCAGGGACTTGCCCAATGCGTTGAATATCTGCGTTCACATCTTCCCCACGCGCAAGCCGTGTCGTTTTTTGATACCGCGGGGGCAGTCAAATTTGTGGGTGAACAGGGAGATCCGACCCTTGCCGCGATTGCAGGGGCTCCGGCGGCCAGTGTCTACGGGTTGTCCGTCCTTGCCGAGTCCATTGAGACAAACCCCCGCAACTACACGAGGTTCTATATTGTTTCCCGCGAGGAGAACGCTGATGTCTACCGTAGTCAGAGTCAAGTGAACCGTGCCGCCATGGTGTTCTCGGTGAATGACCGACCCGGAGCCTTGTTCCATGTTCTGGAAATCTTGTCGCGCAATGGACTGAGCATGAAGAAGCTGGAATCACGTCCCATCCCCGGCAAGCCATGGGAATATTCTTTCTTTGTGGAAACCGAGCTGGGAGAGCCCGGAGCTTTTTCTGTGACCCTTGAACAGGTCAGGGAAGCTTCCATGTCGTTGAGGGTTCTGGGGCTTTTCACGGCTGTCCATTAA
- a CDS encoding DUF4416 family protein translates to MAEVQLFVPVRLFMGVLSCDDAAADAAMSVLSGEYGSLRACSTPVPFSQTDYYDHEMGTRPKRSFCVFETLVDPSSLARIKHLTNGLEKRFLNENGGRMVNLDPGLLSGGSLILATTKNRSHRIALSDGIYGEVTLIYFKGGFQAFPWTYADYGSQENRALFSSWRTDYLKDLDVLKRTEKS, encoded by the coding sequence ATGGCGGAAGTCCAGCTTTTTGTTCCCGTCCGCTTGTTCATGGGCGTGCTGTCCTGTGATGACGCGGCTGCTGATGCGGCCATGAGCGTTCTCTCCGGGGAATACGGCTCCCTGCGGGCATGTTCAACTCCTGTTCCTTTTTCCCAGACAGATTATTATGACCATGAGATGGGAACTCGGCCAAAGCGTTCCTTCTGCGTGTTTGAGACCTTGGTAGATCCTTCTTCCTTGGCACGGATAAAGCATCTGACCAATGGCCTGGAGAAGCGATTCCTTAATGAAAATGGCGGCAGGATGGTTAATCTGGATCCTGGGCTTCTCTCCGGAGGCAGTCTCATCCTGGCGACGACCAAGAACCGGAGCCACCGCATAGCTCTTTCGGATGGCATATATGGCGAGGTGACGCTCATCTATTTCAAAGGGGGTTTCCAGGCATTTCCCTGGACGTATGCTGACTATGGCAGTCAGGAAAACAGGGCTTTGTTTTCTTCTTGGCGTACTGATTACCTGAAAGATTTGGATGTCTTGAAAAGAACGGAAAAGAGCTGA
- the htpG gene encoding molecular chaperone HtpG: MEQKKFKTEVSQLLNLIIHSLYSNKEIFLRELISNSSDALDKLKYQSLVDDKLREISYTPRIDLSFTEGDKRTLTISDNGIGMSHDDLNDNLGTIASSGTRKFLANLTDDQKKDSNLIGQFGVGFYSSFMVADKVEVISRKAGEDQAWKWISTGKGTYTVEEAERESQGSTITLYLNEDGNEFANRWQLEQLVKKYSDHIAYPIYLAYDKTNYDNEKKDAEGNPLKTVERKVEQINAAAALWRRAKSELKEDDYNSFYKSMTYDSSDPLFYIHTQAEGTIQYTTLFFIPGKAPFDMNYADYKPGVKLYVKRVYITDDDKELLPTYLRFVRGIIDSEDLPLNVSREILQQNRVMNSIRNASVKKLLSEFSSIAEKNPDLYVKFITEYNRPLKEGLYSDYANRETLLELVRFQSSERDGFVSLASYKEHMPESQKSIYYLAGGDETSLHASPLLAAYKKKGYEVLLMTDDVDDLVISSVGTYKDLPFKAINRTGAVDDLQDEVQKEKAKEATPLVEKIKKALDGRVKDVVVSSRLTDSPAVVVTEDNAPTVRMQQMLKAMGQGDGLDVLPVLEINIDDAMLRKIDASNDDSYISDMSSVLLDQALLATGILPKDPVKFARIVHGLLSR; encoded by the coding sequence ATGGAACAAAAGAAGTTCAAGACGGAAGTATCCCAATTGTTGAACTTGATCATCCATTCTCTTTATTCAAACAAAGAAATTTTCCTGAGAGAACTGATTTCCAACTCGTCCGACGCCTTGGACAAGCTGAAGTACCAGAGTCTGGTCGATGACAAGCTGAGGGAAATCAGCTATACCCCGCGCATTGACCTTTCCTTCACCGAAGGCGACAAGCGCACCCTGACCATCAGCGACAACGGCATCGGCATGAGCCATGACGATTTGAACGATAACCTGGGAACCATAGCCAGCAGCGGGACAAGGAAGTTCCTTGCCAATCTGACCGATGATCAGAAGAAAGATTCCAATTTGATCGGACAGTTCGGCGTAGGTTTCTATTCCTCTTTCATGGTTGCCGACAAGGTGGAAGTCATCAGCCGCAAGGCAGGTGAGGATCAAGCCTGGAAATGGATCAGCACAGGGAAGGGGACATATACGGTTGAGGAAGCGGAACGCGAGAGCCAGGGCAGCACGATAACCTTGTACCTCAATGAAGACGGGAATGAGTTTGCCAACCGGTGGCAACTTGAACAACTGGTCAAGAAATACAGTGATCACATCGCCTATCCCATCTATCTGGCCTATGATAAGACCAACTACGACAACGAGAAAAAGGACGCCGAGGGGAATCCCCTCAAGACCGTGGAGCGCAAGGTCGAGCAGATTAACGCTGCGGCGGCATTGTGGCGTCGAGCCAAGAGCGAACTGAAAGAGGATGACTACAATTCTTTCTACAAGAGCATGACCTATGATTCCTCCGATCCGTTGTTCTACATCCATACCCAGGCGGAAGGAACCATCCAGTACACCACGCTTTTTTTCATTCCAGGGAAAGCTCCTTTTGATATGAACTACGCTGACTATAAGCCGGGAGTGAAGCTGTATGTCAAACGTGTCTACATCACTGATGATGACAAGGAACTGCTTCCGACCTACCTGCGTTTCGTCCGGGGCATCATAGACAGCGAAGACCTGCCCCTCAACGTAAGCCGCGAAATCCTCCAGCAAAACCGGGTGATGAACTCCATCCGCAATGCTTCCGTGAAGAAACTGCTCTCCGAATTTTCATCCATCGCCGAGAAGAATCCCGACCTCTATGTGAAGTTCATCACCGAGTACAACCGACCCTTGAAGGAAGGTCTTTACAGCGATTATGCCAACAGGGAGACGTTGCTGGAGCTGGTTCGTTTCCAAAGCTCTGAACGGGATGGTTTTGTCAGTCTTGCTTCCTACAAGGAACATATGCCGGAAAGCCAGAAGTCTATCTACTACCTTGCTGGAGGAGATGAAACCTCCCTGCATGCCAGCCCCCTCCTTGCCGCGTACAAGAAGAAGGGCTATGAAGTCCTGTTGATGACCGACGACGTGGATGATTTGGTAATCAGCTCCGTGGGGACGTACAAGGATTTGCCCTTCAAAGCCATCAACCGGACTGGCGCGGTGGATGACTTGCAGGATGAAGTGCAGAAGGAAAAGGCAAAGGAAGCGACACCTTTGGTAGAGAAAATCAAGAAGGCTTTGGATGGCCGCGTCAAGGATGTCGTTGTCTCCTCCCGCCTCACAGATTCTCCCGCCGTGGTGGTCACTGAAGACAATGCCCCGACAGTTCGGATGCAGCAGATGCTCAAGGCAATGGGACAGGGGGATGGACTTGATGTCCTGCCTGTTCTGGAAATCAATATTGATGACGCAATGCTCAGGAAGATTGATGCGAGCAATGATGATTCCTACATCAGCGATATGTCCAGTGTCCTTCTCGACCAAGCGTTGTTGGCCACGGGCATATTACCCAAGGATCCCGTGAAGTTTGCGCGCATAGTGCATGGTCTTCTGTCCCGCTGA
- a CDS encoding NIF3 1: MFLLVCYVPEEALDKVKEAAFSAGAGRIGDYSGCCWETCGRGQFIPGEGSSPYLGQKGKPVSVKEWRIEFIVSEVHADAALAAVKGVHPYEEPVSMLIPLA; the protein is encoded by the coding sequence ATGTTCCTGCTGGTATGTTATGTCCCGGAGGAAGCCTTGGACAAAGTGAAGGAAGCTGCTTTTTCCGCAGGTGCGGGACGCATCGGAGACTATTCCGGCTGCTGCTGGGAGACGTGCGGGAGAGGGCAGTTCATCCCCGGAGAAGGAAGCTCTCCATATCTGGGACAGAAAGGAAAGCCTGTGAGTGTGAAGGAATGGCGCATCGAGTTCATTGTTTCCGAAGTTCATGCGGATGCTGCTTTGGCGGCAGTGAAAGGCGTCCATCCTTACGAGGAACCTGTATCTATGCTTATACCGCTGGCTTAG
- a CDS encoding fimbrillin family protein — protein sequence MHELKSLSSRVLLRPGKTLPIVLLVLVVLVLVLVSCIQDLHPPVAQKEGIAFSARVVGNPDGSWTWEEGDEIGLYMVSTGTDVNPANILNDVVNYPYTYDSLTGKFWGDAFFPADGTEVGLFAYYPYRNTPILNGGSAYIYKVDVRNQEDPYEDDLIFARVDGVGKDVPVDVDLTFQHKLSKLTLEISAGEGLETSDLAGLSVRYQSMPTMAEINFEDGSISNRQTDAAGGKVPVNAEGTAGVAIIVPHDGVTYPHRKMIFTLPSTGKTYTWNILDAKVFEAGYHSTYSVKLTGWGIDVNPVGVAAWTDGGNGSFKQENIPDYTGTGTQTDPYKIYTARGLKGVLETHGSTAGSYYELARDIELGEYLAANSLTWPTINFMGKFDGKGHVVNGLRITSSAENVGFFESMNGNVNNLGLTNVMVRGTNTSSSYGIGGLAGKNVGIIENCFVSGYVEGAAYVGGLVGVSNQGTILNSTSYATVGGTGAHVGGLVGASTQGQVEGCKVIAESVRGAGHVGGLVGYSETSAIINSHVIIGEVSANTGAAGSYAGGFVGHTSHGTIENSYVVVGSVRSGGYVGGFAGQNTASSIENSSVVFDRVICTAADANSNFAGGFVGRSIGIQAIIQDSSAKGRSAASFVEGGKYVGGFVGEIKDNAQVKGSSVHVSGDIKGTGMVGGFVAYMNGSNIVITDSLVEVGNIHGKDYTGGFVGGMTASGPPTGRLIAKSAAIIGSITYTGSGNTGIIGGFVGYLGYADIKESSVHVSGTIAGGPMTGGFVGGHASGGVYDSYARVGTVSSGNKNLAGGYAGKIHETSVVIRNVYVVVETVTGNSQVGGFGGSMSNNFNEMKSVVAVITGKVEGTQTSSNPSLGTFSGDISAATSDLTYKRYVSDFSVVGPPTLVATNPSGYEEVVITFPIVIVMPNTTFQNSGFWTTSANWTQNELWDLAIWDVNTADGYPVLQNAPSP from the coding sequence ATGCATGAATTAAAGTCTCTGAGTTCCAGAGTTTTGTTGCGTCCTGGGAAGACGCTTCCTATAGTATTGTTAGTTCTTGTTGTACTCGTATTAGTGCTGGTCTCCTGCATCCAGGATCTGCATCCGCCGGTCGCACAGAAGGAGGGCATAGCCTTCTCCGCTCGTGTGGTGGGGAATCCTGACGGCTCATGGACGTGGGAGGAGGGAGATGAGATAGGACTGTACATGGTCTCCACAGGTACCGACGTGAACCCTGCCAACATCCTGAACGACGTGGTGAACTACCCCTACACATATGATTCCCTGACGGGGAAGTTCTGGGGGGACGCCTTCTTTCCGGCAGACGGCACCGAGGTGGGTTTGTTTGCCTATTATCCCTACCGAAATACCCCAATCCTGAACGGAGGGTCCGCATACATCTACAAGGTAGACGTGAGGAACCAGGAGGATCCGTATGAGGATGACCTGATCTTCGCGCGAGTGGACGGGGTGGGCAAGGACGTGCCCGTAGACGTTGATCTCACCTTCCAGCACAAGCTTTCCAAGCTGACGCTGGAGATTAGTGCGGGGGAAGGGCTGGAAACGAGCGACCTTGCGGGGCTGAGTGTGCGTTACCAGAGCATGCCTACCATGGCTGAGATTAATTTTGAAGACGGGAGCATAAGCAACAGGCAGACGGATGCGGCAGGAGGAAAAGTGCCGGTGAACGCGGAGGGGACGGCAGGAGTGGCGATTATTGTACCGCATGACGGAGTCACCTATCCACATAGGAAAATGATCTTCACGCTCCCCAGCACGGGAAAGACATATACGTGGAACATCCTGGACGCTAAGGTTTTCGAGGCGGGGTACCACAGCACCTACAGCGTGAAGCTCACGGGGTGGGGTATTGATGTGAATCCGGTGGGCGTGGCGGCGTGGACGGACGGGGGGAACGGCTCGTTCAAACAGGAGAACATCCCGGACTACACCGGCACAGGTACGCAGACAGACCCCTATAAGATATATACCGCCCGTGGGTTGAAGGGAGTGCTGGAGACTCACGGCAGTACGGCCGGCAGTTACTACGAGCTGGCCCGTGACATAGAGCTGGGCGAGTACTTGGCTGCAAATTCCCTGACATGGCCGACTATAAATTTCATGGGGAAGTTCGATGGGAAAGGGCATGTGGTCAACGGGCTGCGGATCACGTCTTCGGCGGAAAATGTAGGTTTCTTTGAGTCGATGAACGGTAACGTGAATAACCTTGGCCTGACGAACGTGATGGTCAGAGGAACTAATACAAGTAGCAGTTATGGAATTGGCGGCTTGGCGGGTAAGAATGTAGGGATAATAGAGAACTGTTTCGTGAGCGGGTATGTGGAGGGAGCTGCTTATGTAGGCGGACTGGTCGGAGTAAGCAACCAAGGCACCATTTTGAATTCTACGAGCTATGCGACGGTCGGAGGGACGGGAGCCCATGTGGGCGGTTTAGTCGGTGCCAGCACACAAGGACAGGTAGAGGGCTGTAAGGTCATTGCCGAGAGCGTCCGTGGCGCAGGGCATGTCGGAGGCTTGGTAGGGTACAGCGAAACCTCTGCGATAATAAACAGTCATGTCATTATCGGGGAGGTGAGCGCCAACACGGGCGCGGCCGGGAGTTATGCCGGAGGATTTGTTGGTCATACATCACACGGGACGATAGAGAACAGTTATGTCGTGGTTGGAAGCGTGAGAAGCGGCGGATATGTCGGAGGTTTTGCCGGTCAGAATACGGCATCCTCCATTGAGAACTCATCGGTGGTCTTTGACCGGGTGATTTGTACGGCTGCTGATGCGAACTCCAATTTTGCGGGAGGTTTTGTAGGGAGGAGCATAGGAATTCAGGCCATCATACAGGACAGCAGTGCCAAAGGCAGGAGCGCGGCTTCTTTTGTGGAAGGAGGGAAGTATGTCGGCGGTTTCGTAGGAGAAATCAAGGACAACGCACAGGTTAAAGGAAGCAGCGTCCATGTCAGTGGGGATATCAAGGGAACAGGAATGGTCGGCGGTTTCGTCGCATACATGAACGGAAGCAATATTGTAATCACTGACAGCCTTGTGGAAGTCGGGAACATTCATGGGAAAGACTACACCGGCGGTTTTGTAGGAGGCATGACCGCTTCGGGGCCTCCGACAGGGAGGCTGATAGCCAAGAGCGCGGCGATTATCGGCAGCATCACATACACGGGGAGCGGGAACACTGGGATCATCGGTGGGTTCGTCGGGTACTTGGGTTACGCGGACATCAAGGAGAGTTCCGTCCATGTGAGCGGGACGATTGCCGGAGGGCCTATGACGGGCGGTTTTGTCGGGGGACATGCCAGCGGAGGCGTATATGACTCTTACGCCCGTGTGGGAACTGTCAGCAGCGGCAACAAAAACCTTGCCGGTGGCTATGCTGGGAAAATACATGAGACATCGGTAGTCATCAGGAATGTGTACGTGGTCGTGGAAACCGTGACGGGGAACTCCCAAGTCGGTGGGTTCGGCGGTTCCATGAGCAATAACTTCAATGAAATGAAGAGCGTCGTGGCAGTAATCACAGGCAAGGTAGAGGGGACGCAAACGTCCTCTAATCCGTCCCTGGGGACTTTTTCGGGAGATATCAGCGCTGCCACTTCCGACCTCACATACAAACGGTATGTCTCCGACTTCTCCGTAGTAGGGCCGCCAACCTTGGTGGCGACGAACCCATCCGGTTATGAGGAGGTTGTGATTACTTTCCCGATAGTGATTGTGATGCCAAACACGACATTCCAAAATTCGGGTTTCTGGACTACATCCGCCAACTGGACGCAGAACGAACTATGGGATCTTGCAATCTGGGATGTTAATACCGCTGACGGTTATCCCGTGTTGCAGAATGCTCCTTCTCCCTGA
- a CDS encoding endonuclease III domain-containing protein: METMKENKKQIMDEKYWEDIFHGFSCAITGSGETLHGCGTQSLLPSVSQIAEEDSSPFRVLIATLISLRTKDAVTYAASRRLFSVANTPRAMLALSQEQIETAIAPAGFFRTKARNILEISKKLVEEHGGLVPPDKEALVSLPGVGTKTANLTLNLGFGIDAICVDCHVHTIANRTGWVSTKNPEQTEKELEKILPRRFWIPLNELLVSYGQKICTSVSPRCSICPIASTCPCIGVKKSR; this comes from the coding sequence ATGGAAACTATGAAAGAAAACAAGAAACAAATCATGGATGAAAAATACTGGGAGGATATCTTCCACGGATTTTCCTGTGCTATCACCGGCTCCGGAGAGACTCTGCATGGTTGCGGAACCCAGTCCCTCCTGCCTTCGGTATCTCAGATAGCGGAGGAAGATTCCTCCCCCTTCCGTGTCCTCATTGCCACGCTCATATCCTTGAGGACAAAGGACGCCGTCACCTATGCGGCGAGCCGCAGGCTTTTCAGTGTGGCGAATACTCCCCGTGCCATGCTTGCCCTAAGCCAGGAGCAGATTGAAACTGCCATAGCCCCGGCTGGATTCTTCCGAACGAAGGCACGGAACATCCTGGAGATATCAAAAAAACTGGTAGAAGAACATGGAGGGCTTGTTCCTCCTGATAAAGAAGCCCTTGTCTCCCTGCCAGGAGTCGGAACCAAGACAGCAAACCTGACGCTGAACCTTGGATTCGGCATTGATGCCATCTGCGTAGACTGCCATGTCCATACCATTGCCAACAGAACCGGCTGGGTCAGCACAAAGAACCCTGAACAGACAGAAAAGGAATTGGAGAAGATACTTCCCCGCAGGTTCTGGATTCCCCTTAATGAACTTCTGGTCTCCTATGGCCAGAAGATATGTACATCGGTAAGTCCACGTTGCAGCATCTGCCCCATTGCTTCTACATGCCCCTGTATTGGAGTAAAGAAAAGCCGGTAA